The Nostoc sp. 'Peltigera membranacea cyanobiont' N6 genome contains the following window.
TTTCGATTAAATAAGAATTAGCAGTTGTACCCTTGGCAAGAGCATATTCAATTTCAAATCTGAGCCTTGACCAACTGCGCGATCGCAGTATTCTTGTATCTGTAGCTATTGGATAAACTTGAACATCGCGGGGTTTATTTGTTGACATAGCTTTATTGGGGATTGGGTACTGGTGATTGGGGATTGGGGATTGGGGATTGGGTATTTAGAAAACTCTTCCCCAGTTCCTAGTCCCTAGTCCCTAGTCCCCAGTCCCTAGTCCCCAGTCCCCAATCCCTAATAGTGATTTCCAACTTTGCGATGATGCACAGCAGTTAAAGCATCGGGTTTAGAAACTCGTCCGGCGTAGACTGTGCTGTATACTGCCCAGTGATCGCCGCAATCCATTCTACTGACGACTTCGCACTCCATATAGGCGAGAGCATCGTTGAGGATGGGGGCACCATTTTCGGCTGGCTGGGTTCTCACTCCTTGAAAGCGATCGGCACCAGGGGCGAATCGTTTCAAAAAGTGCTTCATAAGTGGTTGGAAATTGCCTTCTTCTAAGATGTTGAGAACAAAGCGATCGCCTACTTGCATGAGTGATTCAATTGCCCGATCTTTGGCGACTGCAATGGAAAATCCCAAGGGTTTGAAGCTGGCTTGATTCACCCACGAGGCTAGCATGGCACTGGATACATCACCTTTTTTGGCAGTAATAATATACAGTCCGCCGCTAAGTCTACCAAGGGCTTTATCTAAATCAGCACCAAGGGATTTCATCGCTTTGATGCTGCGATCGCGTGTTACCCATTGAGCTAAGTCTGTACCTGCTTCTTCACACAACTTGTAGGTATTTTCTGTAGGCGCTTCTTTAATCCGAATGGCTGGAAAAACTGTTGTCAAACCCAAATTGCGGAATTTACTCACCAAAGGATCTATCGGCTCATCATCGCCACCGCCACTTTCAAACACGCCGATAGCTTGCTTTTCTTTGGCAGATCCTAAAACTGTGCTGAGTGCAGATTGGATACTCGCAGCCCCAGCAGCCGGAGGTAGACCAACAATTAGTCCAGCACATCGGCTTACTAGTTCCCGTAGTTCTTGTAAATCGACTTCAGAACCCAAATCGACAATTTCCACGGCGACACCAGTTTTAGCGATACCGTTGGCAATTGCTTGGGCGAGGCGATCGCTATATCCGTATTCGGAAACGTAAAATATCCCAATCACTGTCTCTGGTTTTGCTTGGGTTTGGCTCCAACTGCGGTAACGTCCAACTAGTTCCTCAACATTGTGAGACAATAATGGCCCGTGTCCTGTGGCAATCATACTGATGGTTTTCAGTTCTGCCATGCGTTTAAGGGCAGACAAAACTGACCGAGCATTCGGCCCCATCAAGCAATCGTAGTAGTAATGAAAGTCTTCTTCGATCGCTGCTAAGTCTTCGTCAAAGGTGCTATCTGAGCAATAGTGCAACCCAAAAGCGTCGCAGGTGTAGAGAGTTTTAGTTTTGTGGTCGAAGCTGAAAATGGTATCCGGCCAATGTAAATTTGGGGCAATCACAAATTCAAATTCATGACCATTGCCCAAATCTAAGCGATCGCCATTTTTCACAATCCGCCGTTTGAATGGTTGATGTACGAAATCCTCAAGAAACTGAATCGCCACTTTAGAACCGACAACAGTAATTTCTGGAGCCATTTGCAGCAAATCTTTAACTAAACCGCTATGGTCTGGCTCGGTATGGCTGATAATTAAATAATCAATATCTGTTGGCTTGATTAGTCCAGTGAGCGTATCAAAATATAGTTGACGAAACTTTTCGTGAGAGGTATCAACTAAGGCAGTCTGCTCTCCACGGATGAGAAACGAGTTATAAGTAGTACCGTTTTGCAAACCAAACTCAATATCGAAGCGATCGCGATCCCAGTCCAAAGAGCGAATAGCCGTCGTCTCTTGACCGATTTCCACAGTCTGTATGGTGAGCCGTTTTTCAGTTTTTTCGGTGAGCGCTACCATAACTCCCTCCTTGACACAATGAGTATTTCTTCCTCTATGTTTATTGTTACACGGCTTGAATGTTAATTTTTATTAAAAAACCTATAACTGACTTAAAAAAGTTAAAAGTGTGAAACCGCAGAGGCACAAAAAGGAAATTTGGCTAGCGTTGGAAATTGGTAATTCTCGGTTGCATTGGGCGTTGTTTCTAGGCGAGACGCTTTACTCAGTGTGGGATACTGATTATCTTCTTGAGTCTGTTATACAACAGTTGGCTGAATGTCAAACTCTGAATGATTTACTAGAGAACATTTTTCCAGAAGGTGAATCTCTCACAACTACTCTGCCCCTTTGCCCTCTTTTCGTCGCCTCCGTAGTTCCCAGCCAAACTGCTATTTGGCAAACTTACCCAAATACTCATGTTATTACATTAGACCAAGTATCACTAAAAGGTGTTTATCCCACACTAGGAATTGACCGCGCTTTAGCTTTGTGGGGGGCGGGGAAAACTTGGGGTTTTCCCATGTTGGTAATTGATGCTGGAACAGCGCTAACTTTTACGGCTGCGGATGCTAATGAGTGTCTAGTTGGAGGGGCAATTTTGCCGGGATTAGGTTTACAACTTGCATCTCTCGGTCAACAAACAGGACAATTACCATTAGTAGAAATGCAAAACTTTCCGTCTTTGCCACCACATTTTGCTCTCAATACGAAAGAAGCTATTCAAAGTGGAGTAGTTTATACAATATTAGCTGGAATTAAAGATTTTATTGAAGCGTGGTTGCAATTACTTCCTCATGGGAAGATTGCGATTAAAGGTGGCGATCGCACTTTAATATCAAACTATCTGCAAGCCTTGTATCCTGAAATTGCAGCACATTTAATTGTGGAACCAAATTTAATTTTTTGGGGAATGCGGGAAATAGTAATGGAGAATAAAAAATAGGAATCCGAATTTTACGGACAAGAGACAAGCCAAAGCTCAGATAACATAAAATTAAAAGAGAAGTTTAACCCTAAATAAGCTATGCCCAATTCCCTTTAATAAACTCCTGAATCTCAAGCGCCACGACCCCAGCACAAGATTCTGGTAAGTCGTTTCCGGCATGTGAAATCATTTTCAAATCAACTTTCGGCATCAGTTGAGTATAAACCCGGCTCTTGGCTAAAGCATTTGGTGTATCTTGCCCACCTTGTAAAATCAAAACCGGCACATCTATCATGTAAAGCCGCTTTTGTACTAATTCTGCATCAATTTCTACTTGTCGGCGTTTGAAAAGTAACTGGCAACCTATAGGATACGGCAATAACGACTGACGCAGCTGCAAATCCTGGGCAATTTTTTCATGCCAACCCAGCATCTTAGTTAAAGGAATTAGCGATCGCAACAATTTAACTATTAGTGGTGGATAATTCAATAATCGCCGCATTTTCCGGCAATACTCTTCAAGTCCAGCTATCTCTACACCCTCTGGTGCAACCAGCACCAAACCAGCAACTCTCTCTGGATACTTTAAAGCATAGCTAGCAGCAATCCAACCCCCAAGAGAATGCCCTACTAAATATACTTTTTCTAGTTTGACAGCTTGTAAAAATTCTGCCAAACACTCCACTTGTAAATCTATCGAATGATGGATATTTGGATTCTCTGACTCACCAAACCCTAACAAATCAGGTGCGAAGCAATGAAAATCTTGTGCAATGGACTCCATCACAGACAACCATTGACTGCTTTCATTCCAAGCACCATGTAAAAAAATTATAGGAGTTTTTTCACCGACTTCACGCCAAAATATTAGCCCTTGAGAGAGCTTTATCCGGGAGTTACGGAATAGTGTATCCATTTTAATTTAGATTAGTCATTGGTCATTGGTTATTGGTCATTTGTCATTTGTCATTTGTCATTGGTCATTGGTCATTAGTCATTAGTTTTAGACAAATTATAAACAGAGAAGTCTGAGTCATTCGCGTAACATCTTGTTGGCGCAACCTCTCGTAGAGAAGAGAGGCTTCCTTAGATCGGAACTTTGGCGGCAAATGACAAATGACAAAGAACTAATGACAAATAACTAATGACAAAATATTATTATGCCAATGTTGTCAAGCCATTCAAGTAGTCTTGCAACTGCCGAGTATGGTCATGAGACATCTGTCCTGAAGGTAACAAATTGGGAGAGAAAGCTTGGATTTCCATGACTTCTAAAGTATCCTGAATTTCCATTGTCCCATGTACCTCGGCTTCAACCACAATACAAATTGAGTGGATTCTGGGATCGCGGTCTGGTGCGGAGTAAACTCCTACCAAACGGTTTATTTTCAGCAATTCTAGCCCGGTTTCCTCCACCAATTCCCGGCGGACTGTGTTGGGAATATCTTCTCCCCAATCCACGATGCCTCCAGGCAATGCCCAAAGACCATCATCACGCCGTCGGATCAGTACTATTCGACCATCGGGTAAAATTGGGATGATACTAGTGCCAGTAATGGGATGACGAAATATAATACCCAATACTGTTTGTCCAATACGCCATAAGCTACGTGTGGACTGGACTGCTGCCGGAAAAAAAGCAATAACGTTCAATCTTCAAAATTTATATGTTGTATTCTATATTTCTCTACCACTTACATCAACTCAACTCATAAAATTTTCGTTGAGTTTTGTTTTATACAAAAATGTTTGTGGTTG
Protein-coding sequences here:
- a CDS encoding diflavin flavoprotein, which translates into the protein MVALTEKTEKRLTIQTVEIGQETTAIRSLDWDRDRFDIEFGLQNGTTYNSFLIRGEQTALVDTSHEKFRQLYFDTLTGLIKPTDIDYLIISHTEPDHSGLVKDLLQMAPEITVVGSKVAIQFLEDFVHQPFKRRIVKNGDRLDLGNGHEFEFVIAPNLHWPDTIFSFDHKTKTLYTCDAFGLHYCSDSTFDEDLAAIEEDFHYYYDCLMGPNARSVLSALKRMAELKTISMIATGHGPLLSHNVEELVGRYRSWSQTQAKPETVIGIFYVSEYGYSDRLAQAIANGIAKTGVAVEIVDLGSEVDLQELRELVSRCAGLIVGLPPAAGAASIQSALSTVLGSAKEKQAIGVFESGGGDDEPIDPLVSKFRNLGLTTVFPAIRIKEAPTENTYKLCEEAGTDLAQWVTRDRSIKAMKSLGADLDKALGRLSGGLYIITAKKGDVSSAMLASWVNQASFKPLGFSIAVAKDRAIESLMQVGDRFVLNILEEGNFQPLMKHFLKRFAPGADRFQGVRTQPAENGAPILNDALAYMECEVVSRMDCGDHWAVYSTVYAGRVSKPDALTAVHHRKVGNHY
- a CDS encoding pantothenate kinase, with the protein product MKPQRHKKEIWLALEIGNSRLHWALFLGETLYSVWDTDYLLESVIQQLAECQTLNDLLENIFPEGESLTTTLPLCPLFVASVVPSQTAIWQTYPNTHVITLDQVSLKGVYPTLGIDRALALWGAGKTWGFPMLVIDAGTALTFTAADANECLVGGAILPGLGLQLASLGQQTGQLPLVEMQNFPSLPPHFALNTKEAIQSGVVYTILAGIKDFIEAWLQLLPHGKIAIKGGDRTLISNYLQALYPEIAAHLIVEPNLIFWGMREIVMENKK
- a CDS encoding alpha/beta fold hydrolase, whose translation is MDTLFRNSRIKLSQGLIFWREVGEKTPIIFLHGAWNESSQWLSVMESIAQDFHCFAPDLLGFGESENPNIHHSIDLQVECLAEFLQAVKLEKVYLVGHSLGGWIAASYALKYPERVAGLVLVAPEGVEIAGLEEYCRKMRRLLNYPPLIVKLLRSLIPLTKMLGWHEKIAQDLQLRQSLLPYPIGCQLLFKRRQVEIDAELVQKRLYMIDVPVLILQGGQDTPNALAKSRVYTQLMPKVDLKMISHAGNDLPESCAGVVALEIQEFIKGNWA
- a CDS encoding NUDIX hydrolase, whose translation is MNVIAFFPAAVQSTRSLWRIGQTVLGIIFRHPITGTSIIPILPDGRIVLIRRRDDGLWALPGGIVDWGEDIPNTVRRELVEETGLELLKINRLVGVYSAPDRDPRIHSICIVVEAEVHGTMEIQDTLEVMEIQAFSPNLLPSGQMSHDHTRQLQDYLNGLTTLA